tagacgaaaagaaaaactaattgcacagtttggtgagaaattgcgagacgaacgttttaagcctaattagtcaatgtttggacactatttaccaaataaaaacgaaggtgctacagtaaccccaaattccaaatttcgtgaactaaacaagggctatgcAGTTATGCACCTCACGTGCTCCACTAAATTGAGAGTATCCATGAGCTGCTACAACGGCATGTATGCCAGCCAGCCTGCATGTTCCCAGCCTGGTTTCTCAGGGCCTTATTTATTTCCTCGTGTGCTGTACATACATACAGATACAGGTAGCTACCTGGACCTGGATGGAATTGGCATGCATGTATGGCGGCAGATTGTTTTTGTTTTTGAGGATTTGATTAGAGGATTCTTTTCTTTGGGGGGTTTGGCCAGGTGGGCATGCCGCATGCCACACCATACCGCGGTATGGTCATCAGTTTCCAGTGGGCCAGGAGTCTATTATGTCGAGAATGAGTTGGAATGTCATCATCAACCATCACCCAAGTGACCAACCATGAACATGAAGCATCCAACCACTGGGCACGTCCGCTGGTGACAACTGCCATAGTGGCATCACCAGCCCTAAAAAATCTGCAGCTCCGAATTGCTTTGTATCTGAAAGCTTAAGATTGGATGAAGTTATAAAATGGATTATAATCAAAGAAGTAATTAAAGTTTGAGGCTTTAACAATTGAAAATGTAGTATTGATCACAAAGAATGTACGTAGCTTAGCAGCCATGTTCCTGTTCTTATTCCCGATGTTCTTATTCCCGAGAACTTGGGGTATTATTTTATAACGTGAGAATGAGAACGTTCCCGTTTCTGGGACGTGGACCATGGCCATGTTCCCGTTCCTAAGCTGCTAAGGTCCAGCGAGTCAAAGACAAGGACTTTATCTGAGAGCTTGTTGGCGATGAGAGGATATAAAACTTGACTTGACAGTGGACTTGGTCAACTGTATCGGGATGCTGTTTGCCTGTTTCTGCGCAAGACCACTAGACCAGGCTTTTCTTTTCTATATACAGTTATCGGCCAGGTAATCTTGTCCTACTCCGTACTTATTTATTTTCCTTCTAGTAAGTAGTAACTCCAGTCTTGTTTGTCTTTGTGTAACGGGCTGCTGTTTGTACTTAAAGTATTGATGAGgcacaagaagaaaaaaaaacttggtTGCGTTACCATATTTATACGAAAAGGTTGACAACACAACTTAGCATCGCGGCAATACcgtttctttttattttattatctATATATAAGCCACTACTTATTCGCAAAAAAAAACACTACTAGGGGTATTATTAAAAGTTGGCAATTCCACTCTGGCGTATAGTATCATGGCCGACCTTTTTTTTAACGCAAAATGTTTGTGTTTTGCATTGGCAGCTAATTTGATTTAATCAGGAAAGCATTTAATTTACTCAACCCTTTGGTTTAAGATTGCATTGGTTCGAACGGGAAGGCCTGGGGAATTTATTTGCGTGCGTGTGTCAACAAGTGTCAACCACGAGTGTCAACAAGCCAAGTGCATGCCGCCTGCCTGCGCACCGGGCTCAGAGAGACCAAGAACTTGAATGCCATGTTTGTTGAATGCCATGTTTGTTGCAAAATAATGAAACCTTTTGAAGAAATGAAACCCAGGTTCAAACTCATTTGCTACATTTACTCTTTGCCAAACTGACAAGTGACATTGCATGGAATATATCGGTCTCTTCTTTACAAACACTCGAATAATTCATTTGTGTGTCCAAGAATCTCAAGCATAAAATGAGCactaaaaataaatcaaatgacTCAAGCACTACAACCATAGTACGTATTTTTGTCCATTCACCCTTTTGTGAAGTATCTTCTCCAAGAGTTATGAGTATATCACGAATTGTGGGATACATAGCAATCATATTGACCATAATTTTATAATGAGAGCTCTACCGAGTCTCGCAGTCTAGGCAGCCCCGTCTCTTGATTTAACCCATTTCCATATTCTAGAATACCACATTCAAGTGCTTTTCCACTACACTACGAACAGCCATTTTGCAACACATTTGTGTTACTAAATGTTTAAATACACGTTACAAGGGTCTATACCAACACATTATTATGTGTTGCAATAACTGGTGTTGCAAGGGTCTATGGGAACACATACTTATGCGTTGGTAAGTAGTACATATAAGTGTTTCAATCTAGCTGCGGATATACTGGGGATATAACAACGCTTATATGTGTTATAACTTATAAGTCCTAACAGAGGAAATACTTTTACTGACCGGTATAGTGTCTATCCTAGCCTTAATGTGATCTTGAATGACTTGAGTGGTGGATGAAGTGTAGAAATACTTGCTCTAACTTGTTTAAGCCTTGCGGCACTCCAGCACACCCAAGCAACTAAGGTAACCTCATATATATAGCTCCATCTTACTCAAAGAGTCGTTGAAAAAAGTCTGCCATAAAACCGTATTGCTGCGGATGATCAACTGCTAAGATATTCCATTGCATCATATAGTGCTACTAGCAGTTAACTTTTTCCGCTGCTCGGACGGTCCAGTGCTTGGTTTTTGGTAGGACTACTCTTTGCTTGTAATGAATAGGAAGTTAGCCTTTTATTTTGTCAAAGCCTCTGTATTTGAAATGGATTCACACCATATGGTCAAACACATGCTTCGGCGAGGAATATTCTCTGAGGACCCTTCCGTCTTGAACTATCCAATGATCTTCATATAAAAATACTACAGTAactaaaagccaaaaattttcggaactaaacggcgCTGAACATGTTTGGACCGTTGGAGTAGTAGTAACAGGAATAATGACTGGAGTCATGGAGTGAGCGTCCGCCCGCGGCGCGTTCACACGGCGAGCGACAGGACTAGGCGTGGGTGGACGTGACGGCTCCCATCCATCACCAGCACTGACACGGCAGACGCCAGTAAAGGCACAGGGGCACAGGCATCCCTGCCCAGCACACACACCCCACCATGCCGTCACGCGCCGCGCCACCGTCCGTCCCCGCGGTGCCGCGCCCGCCCGCCACCGATCTCCCGCCCCGCCGCACCCCACGCCACTGACACCCCTTACCCCACCATCCGCGGGCCCCGCGCACCGGTGGCCGCCACGCGCGCCGCGCTGGGTACGACGCGGCACGGGTTCCTTTTGACTTCCCCCCTCTCAGTCGTAAGCTTCTCCTCCACTCCTCGGCCTCTCGCACACCCAGCTACAGTCCCAGGGCGCGGGCGGCAGCGGCCGCGGCGGAAAGGGAAGACGAAGGGGAggggaaaaaaaagaagaagaagaagcgaaAACAAAAAACAAAGCCGCACACACAAACACGAACCGCAGCGCCGGAACAGCGAGCGTGGCGAAGCGGTACCCGGGCCCAGCGAGCGCCGACGCGTAACGTGTCCCTCGTCCTCGGGGTCCACACCGGGTCCGCCGCGTggagggcccgcgcgtcagcgaggcaGGGCGGGAGTGCGCCGCGGCGGTCGCGGGACCTTGACGGAATCCAATGCGGTTGTGAGGTTTTGACGTCCGCAAGGACGGGTCCCGGGGACGCACGCACCCGAGTCGCAGGATTTTCTACTGCTACTCTTTCTCTCCGCTTCCCTtcgcttcccttcccttcccttcccttcgtcCTCTCGCTCGCTTCCGCTTCctcctgctactgctgctcgCCTCGGCTCGCGGGGAAGTCCAGTGGAGTCGCCGTCGCGGGAGTGCGGagccccggcccggcccggcggcGCCACCTCAGCGCCGGAGGAGGGACGTTTGCGCGGGTTGAGTTGAGGCCCGGATCGCCGGATTCCGCCGCGGGCTCGCTCGGATCGAGGAGGCGCGGAAGGCGGGCTCGGGCGGCGGCTCCGCCGGCCGTAATTCCCGTGGTGTCCACCTCGCTTTCGGAGACGCGGGGCTGCAGGGGAGACCTCCCGTGCCTGCTTCTGCCTAGCTAATCCGCGCCTCCTTCCTTGCCTCGGCCTGCCTGCCTGCTCGGTGCCGCTACTCGCTCGCTGGCTTGGTTCAGCTGGAGTACAGGACGAAAGGTGGTGGGGGAGGTGCGCAGACGCTGACGCTTCCgctcggctccggttttggctgGCACCGGAGGAGTCGCAATCTCGGCTAGATTTGCCGCGCTGCGGCGGATGCTTGGACGCGCGGCGGATCTCGGCCGTTGTTCCTGCGGCGCGGAGTGAAGGTACGGTTTCCTCCCCGGCTGGATTTTGTTGGGAAGATGGTGCCGTCGGGGCAGCCCAACCCGATGGGCGGTCCGGGCCAGCAGGTGGTGGGCGCGTCGCTGCTCCGGACGAGCTCCAGCCTcctcggtggcggcggtggtggcggcgttaGCGCGGGTGGCCAGCccgggatggggatggggatgggcggcggcggggtgctCCCGTCGCAGTCGCCATTCTCGTCCCTCGTCTCGCCGCGCACGCagtatggcggcggcggcggtggcgtcgggaaCGGCTTGCTGGCGGGCGCGTCCAGTGTCGCGTCCATGCTCAACAGGCAGCAGTCGTATGGGAATGGGGGGACGGGGGCAATGCCGGGCAGCGGTGCCGGTCTCCCCATCGGTGGGATGCAGCACAGAGGCGGCCTTGATGGCGTTGGTGATTTGGTTGGCACTGGAGGGCCCGATTCCATGGTGTTCTCGTCCTCTGGCCCTGGTAGTTTGGGCAACCAGCTTGGTGCCGACGgcttacagcagcagcagcagcagctggatgCACCGCAAGATTCACAAAATCAACAACAGCAGCAACAGCAAATGTTAATGGCATATAATCAGCAGCATATGGTGCCACAAActcagcagcagcagcctgcGGTGAAGTTGGAGGACGGAGGCGTCCTTGGTGGGGTCAAACTGGAGCAGCAGATGGGGCAGCCTGATCAGAGTGTTTCCACACAGATGCTGCGCAGTTCGAGTGGTGGTGTGAAGCTCGAGCCGCAGTTGCAAGCGTTGAGAAGCTTGGGTGCTGTCAAGATGGAGCACCAAAGCTCAGACCCATCTGTGTTCctacagcaacagcagcagcagcagcagcagcatatgTTGCAGCTGTCTAAGCAGAACCCTCAGGCTGCAGCTACTCAGTTGAGCCTCCTGCAACAGCAGCAGCGGTTCTTGCAGctgcagcagcaacagcaacaaCAGCAGCAGATTCTCAAGAACCTGCCTTTGCAGAGGAACCAATtgcagcaacagcaacagcagcagcagcagcaacaacagcaaCATCAGCACCAGCAGTTGCTTCGTCAACAAAGTCTAAATATGCGAACTGGTAAAACACCTGCTTATGAACCAGGGACCTGTGCAAAGAGATTGACACATTACATGTATCACCAGCAAAACAGGCCACAGGTAAACATTTTTCACAAATAAATATTGCCATTGTTGCAACCTAGGTGGATGCTTATTATTAAAGATATGGTATTAGGACAATAACATCGAGTACTGGAGAAACTTTGTCAATGAATACTTTGCCCCAAGTGCCAAGAAGAGGTGGTGCGTTTCTCTGTATGGCAATGGTCGTCAAACCACTGGAGTTTTCCCTCAGGTTTACCTTTTCTCTCTGACATTAGTATAGGCTGGTAGTTCAATTTTAATGTCCGGAGTGTTTGTTTTGATTAATAGCAATCATGCAGTCTTTTGTTTACATGCGATATGTTTTTGGGAATACCCCAATTTGGTCTTTTTTATTATTCTTTAACCTGTGTACACTTTCATTTTATGTTTTAGGATGTTTGGCGTTGTGAGATATGCAATAGGAAGCCAGGGCGAGGTTTTGGTGGGTATAATTGTGATTGAAACCTACCCTACTAGATATCTTCTATTTCTGTGTTATTATGCATCACTACTAACAATTGGATGGTATCCTACCTTTTATAGAAACGACGGTTGAGGTCTTGCCACGGTTGTGCCAAATCAAATATGCCAGTGGTACACTTGAGGAGCTTCTGTATGTTGATATGCCAAGAGAGTCCCAGAATTCATCTGGACAGATTGTTTTGGACTATACCAAAGCGATCCAGGAGAGTGTCTTTGAGCAACTGCGAGTAGTTCGTGAGGGGCATCTAAGAATTGTATTCAACCAAGACCTGAAGGTAATATGTTCTCTAGTTGAGATATTTTGTTATTTTGTTGGAATGGTGTTCCCGCATAAAAAATGTTTGGCACTCAAAGGGTAAACTGAATGATAGTCTGGTCTGAAATTACCATTCTAGCCTTGTTTTTTGAAATAAGGACCGTGGAGCATTGCTCCCCAGCTTTTATTAAAGACTGAAGAGGAACAAAGTACAAAAAGGGTGTTAGACCAACAAAAGGACCGTGGACCATTCTAGCCTTGTTAATTAATGTCATCAAGcagcattttttttttgctttttcgtATGATTAAAGAGATATTTTTCTAAATTATTGCAATTACTGAAATTTATTACGCTAGGCAATCTTTTATGcccccatgcatgcatgcatgcactcatGAATTCATTCGTAGATAGAGCTATAATTCAGAGGAAGGCAGTAAGGTAGCCTTTTTGTCTCCCTTTATTGTGGAAGGCAAAAGGATTTAAAGGAAGGGATACTAGCAAAGCCACCTCAAAACATAGGATGGCATACATTTGTAAATGAAGAAAAGGTCTATAATGATGCATAATTATGTAATACAGGAGTAGTTTGTTACAGTTCTGATAAATTTAACACATTTTGTTAAACTGTTGTGCGCATTGTGCTCATTAGATTGCATCGTGGGAGTTCTGTGCCCGGCGTCATGAGGAACTTATTCCTCGGAGATCAATCATACCACAGGTATTATTTTCCCAAAGATAATGAAATGTGCATTTTTCATCTGCATTGTGATTCTGATCATGGACTTAATTTCCTGCACCTTGTTCTTCTATTAGGTCAGTCAACTTGGTGCTGTGGTGCAAAAGTATCAGTCTTCTGTTCAAAGCTCGGCATCACTCTCAAGTCAGGATTTGCAAAACAATTGTAACTCGTAAGGACACTTCTTTGATGTGCTTATGCTTTTGAACTTAACCCAGTTCTTTGTTAAATTCAATTTTTTTGCCCAGCTTTTGTTCTGATCTTAGTTATCCAACTGGCAATCTCCCCACAATGCTACGCTGATATAACTATCCATACTTGTGGCACATGGTTTCTTGATCTTTGCAGATTTTGCCTCTTTTATTTCATTGGCGCTTCTAGTGCTTGTATGGGTGGACCTCTATATACATCAACCATAGTTTGCATCCTCATAGTAGAACTGGTTAtttgctgtttgctatatttttATAACAAGATACTGGAGTCCTGATTTGAATTTTGCATGCCATAACCTTCATTTTATAAAATATTAGTGCATGTGAGTATCTAGTTCTTTGCATTTGAACGCTGCACAAAATGGAGAGTTTCAAGGTGCTTTGTTAAGTTAACTAGAACATGCATAGACATAATCCTATGTATTGTATGCGTTGGAAGCTGCTTGTATAGCACACATGCCATCTGCGGTTAGGAAGTAGTCAATACACTTGTACCAGAAACAAGGTTCCTGTTTCAAAGGAATGTTTTGTTGAGCCAAAAAATTCTGAAACTATGCAActgggagcaggagcaggagcttgAGCATCAAAATACTGCAATGAACAAGTAAACCTGTTGCTATGGACATTTGAGCTTCCTTTGACAtaagtactccattccaaaacgATGTTTTGGCTTTactgtcccaaattataagtcattccaactttcttgcAAAAGTCAAAGcatttcaagtttgactaaaattatagaaagaattacaaaaaattatgacattaaatagatatactatttataattaatgaagaatctaatgatacttatttgatatcttaaatgttattatttttattatataaatttggtcaaacttgagatgttttgactcttcAAGATAGTTGGAATGACTTgtaatttgggacggagggagtacatagcttttgctatgcacttagatatgcagtatgtctagatgcatattaaaagcaatgtatttagaaaagcctgtcttacaatttggaacagagggagtagtataCAAGCTACTGAACACATACATATTTTTCTATGCTGTTGTGAGCCACCTAGCTTTTTGAATTATACTGCTATCTATATAGCCGACATTTATATGCTGCAAGTGGTGCCCTTGTAGTTAATATGGCCTCATTATTAATGGCCCCTGACTTGTTTTGTTACTCTTACCTTTCTCAACTATTATGGCATTTCTGTCTTGGTTGCTGCTGAATTGAATTTTTGTAATGGGCTGAGGGCAGTAATGAGCACCACAAGTAATAACTATCTATCCTGCATGTGTTTTGGGCTGTAGCTCGTGCATGGGTTTACGGGAGCAATGATTTATAATTTTTTGCCATACAAGTCGCTGGCGTGGCCAGGCGAAGTTCGGTCTTGTGTAATATTTACAGACGTTTGTCGCTCCTGTAATCTAGTACTCCCTGGGTCCTATAAAATATAAGGCGGGATTTGACTTAGTGCAGTCTTCAAGATCACACATTGACCGCTAATATATAATAAATGGCAACAAAAGTTTGATCATTagaaaataattaaaatacaaatTCATATGATTAGAGTATTTGTTGGTCAAAGATAACGAtgtttgaattttgaaatacGTGCATGCCTTATATTTTAGGATGGGGGGAAGTGTGACAACAAACCTCCAATATTTGATGTCATGTTACCCTGAATTAAGAGAGCTGCTTTTATTTCCCTCGTTATGATTTCTGTTTGTATTGGCACGTGTGATTTTCACTTCCATGTACTCCTCCGCATTAATTGTTCTAATATATACAAAATTATTGAACTAGGTTTGTCGCATGTGCTCGCCAGTTGGCTAAGGCACTGGAAGTGCCATTGGTAAATGATTTAGGATACACGAAAAGATATGTCCGCTGCCTCCAGGTACCGACTGTTTCATGAGTCCTTGCGCATTTCCATTTAAGTTTAACTTTTGATTCAGTTAATATTATGCCCTACTTTCTTGCAATTTGTGTCCACAACTCCACATGATTCCATTGTACTTGGCCATGTAGATTTAGCTACCAATTTCATCTTCTTTTATGCCACTCTCCTATTTAAGTGAAGTTATCACCCTGATTAATCTTTTCTTTTGTCTAAACATTGATAATCAGATTGCAGAGGTGGTCAATTGTATGAAAGATTTGATCGATCACAGCAGGCAGACTGGGTCTGGTCCAATAGGTGCAGTATTACTTACTTTTTTTTATCCCGTTTTTGTTGCTTAATGTATTCTTGCTTTGAAACATAATTTGTTCAATATGGAGAAAGGAAAATGTTATTTGTACCAGTTCACCCAATTCTGACTCCAGTTGTCTGTAACTTCAAGTACAGTATCAATTTTAATTTCTCATTTGTCAAGTGCTACAAGTTTTATTAGGGATTTTGTCTGTTCTACCATTGATTTTGAACCATCCTACTTGCACATATCTTCTGCCATCTATGACCCTATCACATTGGAACAGTTCTGTTTCTGTGTTTTGCAGCCCATATGTTTCTGACACTATCTTAGTAAGGGATGTGTGTGATGTTCCAACACAGAAGCAGGATAACTAAAAAAATATGGAAACTTTCTATCGGTTAATGTTCATGACATTTGTTTCTTATATAGCTCTTATTCCAAATCTCTGTATCTTAGTTTCTCTAGGATTTTGTCCAGATGAAAAGCTAATGAAATATACTATTGAACATACAACATATAGTTACTGGCTATGAGTTGGCATGCATTATAGTATTATTATGATAAGTTGTTCAACATTTTAAATGTGGCAAGCCTTGGTATTAATCATTTTCTTCTGCTTGTTTTTAACATAAACAATCATGTTCTTTTTTCTCTAGAGAGCTTGCATAAATTCCCTAGGAGGGGGAATTCAGGGGTTAGTTCTGTTCAAGCCCAGCAGCCATATGAGGAGCAGAAACCTGTTCCACAGAATTCTAACCAGAGTGGTCAAAATTCTGCTCCTGCAACTGGAAT
The sequence above is drawn from the Miscanthus floridulus cultivar M001 chromosome 15, ASM1932011v1, whole genome shotgun sequence genome and encodes:
- the LOC136506757 gene encoding transcriptional corepressor SEUSS-like isoform X2; amino-acid sequence: MVPSGQPNPMGGPGQQVVGASLLRTSSSLLGGGGGGGVSAGGQPGMGMGMGGGGVLPSQSPFSSLVSPRTQYGGGGGGVGNGLLAGASSVASMLNRQQSYGNGGTGAMPGSGAGLPIGGMQHRGGLDGVGDLVGTGGPDSMVFSSSGPGSLGNQLGADGLQQQQQQLDAPQDSQNQQQQQQQMLMAYNQQHMVPQTQQQQPAVKLEDGGVLGGVKLEQQMGQPDQSVSTQMLRSSSGGVKLEPQLQALRSLGAVKMEHQSSDPSVFLQQQQQQQQQHMLQLSKQNPQAAATQLSLLQQQQRFLQLQQQQQQQQQILKNLPLQRNQLQQQQQQQQQQQQQHQHQQLLRQQSLNMRTGKTPAYEPGTCAKRLTHYMYHQQNRPQDNNIEYWRNFVNEYFAPSAKKRWCVSLYGNGRQTTGVFPQDVWRCEICNRKPGRGFETTVEVLPRLCQIKYASGTLEELLYVDMPRESQNSSGQIVLDYTKAIQESVFEQLRVVREGHLRIVFNQDLKIASWEFCARRHEELIPRRSIIPQVSQLGAVVQKYQSSVQSSASLSSQDLQNNCNSFVACARQLAKALEVPLVNDLGYTKRYVRCLQIAEVVNCMKDLIDHSRQTGSGPIESLHKFPRRGNSGVSSVQAQQPYEEQKPVPQNSNQSGQNSAPATGIQVSASVNGDATSNNSLNCAPSTSAPSSSSVVGLLQGSVSGRQDHPTSSGNGLYNGGNSAAVAKANSTNSMQSNGPASFPSPAPSASNGNMMPAPQHSSQMNSPTMSSNPPPMQTPTSRSQELEPNESQSSVQRILQDLMMQSHINGVGPVGSDMRRANTITPGLNGVNSLVGNPMTNNPGINGMGFGAMGGLGQQMRTAMGNNALAMNGRIGMNHSAHDLTQLSHQQQQRDLGNQLLGGLRAANSFNNLQYDWKSAQ
- the LOC136506757 gene encoding transcriptional corepressor SEUSS-like isoform X1, which encodes MVPSGQPNPMGGPGQQVVGASLLRTSSSLLGGGGGGGVSAGGQPGMGMGMGGGGVLPSQSPFSSLVSPRTQYGGGGGGVGNGLLAGASSVASMLNRQQSYGNGGTGAMPGSGAGLPIGGMQHRGGLDGVGDLVGTGGPDSMVFSSSGPGSLGNQLGADGLQQQQQQLDAPQDSQNQQQQQQQMLMAYNQQHMVPQTQQQQPAVKLEDGGVLGGVKLEQQMGQPDQSVSTQMLRSSSGGVKLEPQLQALRSLGAVKMEHQSSDPSVFLQQQQQQQQQHMLQLSKQNPQAAATQLSLLQQQQRFLQLQQQQQQQQQILKNLPLQRNQLQQQQQQQQQQQQQHQHQQLLRQQSLNMRTGKTPAYEPGTCAKRLTHYMYHQQNRPQDNNIEYWRNFVNEYFAPSAKKRWCVSLYGNGRQTTGVFPQDVWRCEICNRKPGRGFETTVEVLPRLCQIKYASGTLEELLYVDMPRESQNSSGQIVLDYTKAIQESVFEQLRVVREGHLRIVFNQDLKIASWEFCARRHEELIPRRSIIPQVSQLGAVVQKYQSSVQSSASLSSQDLQNNCNSFVACARQLAKALEVPLVNDLGYTKRYVRCLQIAEVVNCMKDLIDHSRQTGSGPIESLHKFPRRGNSGVSSVQAQQPYEEQKPVPQNSNQSGQNSAPATGIQVSASVNGDATSNNSLNCAPSTSAPSSSSVVGLLQGSVSGRQDHPGLLQGSVSGRQDHPTSSGNGLYNGGNSAAVAKANSTNSMQSNGPASFPSPAPSASNGNMMPAPQHSSQMNSPTMSSNPPPMQTPTSRSQELEPNESQSSVQRILQDLMMQSHINGVGPVGSDMRRANTITPGLNGVNSLVGNPMTNNPGINGMGFGAMGGLGQQMRTAMGNNALAMNGRIGMNHSAHDLTQLSHQQQQRDLGNQLLGGLRAANSFNNLQYDWKSAQ